The Gossypium hirsutum isolate 1008001.06 chromosome D06, Gossypium_hirsutum_v2.1, whole genome shotgun sequence genome contains the following window.
CTATATGAAGTTGGATGTTTCTTTCAATCTCATGTACCTTGAACACTTTTCTTCCTATTGCAACAATCAGCATCTAAATCCCTTGTTTTCATTTTCAGCCTGAGTGGATGGCTCCAGAATTCCTTCGCGGAGAGCCTTCAAATGAAAAATCTGATGTTTACAGTTTCGGAGTAATCCTATGGGAACTTATTACCATGCAACAACCATGGAATGGACTCAGTCCTGCCCAGGTTGATAAATTtggttttcttatttttcattatgGGTCTTTTCTTATTCTTACCAAATGCAATCATAAATATCAACGTAATTGACCAACTGTTGAAGTATTTCAATGCTGTATTTCATAATTCCGTCACCCCGTTTCTTGTGGTGCTGCAAATTGTAGGTGGTTGGTGCTGTAGCTTTCCAGAATAGGAAGCTTGCCATTCCTCCTAACACCTCCCCCAAGTTGGTTTCCCTCATGGAATCTTGTTGGGCCGAGTAAGTATATACTTTCTCCTAGATATATTCACTGCACTTAATTTTATATGATGATGAGTTAGCTATAGAGACTTCCCTATTCTATCTTTTCTCTGTATGCATCGGTCCGGGTAGGACCAAGCAGCAGCTTTACGGCCAATAAGGAGAGAGATTAGCAGTAGCTTATACTCTCTAAgtaaaagagaaatgaaaaaaaagaaacccaAGTTTCACTGAACATACTTGAACTTCACGGTCACATCTATCCCGACTAACATGGGGGCCAAGTATTTCTTGGATTTGCTGGAGTTATATTTGAGAATACTAAAAATTCCTGATGATAGTTGCTATATGTGCACTTTTGCAGTGATCCCGCTCAACGGCCGTCTTTTGGTAATATAGTAATAACACTAAAGAAGTTGCTAAAATCTCCATTGTAGCGATGCGGAAAGGAAAACAGTAACAATGGGTGTCGTTAGAATAACCTGAAAGCAGCTGATTTTGGAGATTCCACTAACCTTTGTTTTTGGTTCCAGGCAACTGTAGATGTTTTATCTAACCCATTTGGAAGGCAGTTCCCATTAGAATTTGAGGCCTATAACGATAATTAATAATAAGGGGAAAAAATATAGCAAAGCTGTAATGAGTTGCTGTGTTCATTATATGTAGGTTTTGCATGGGGGGTTGCCTTTTCTTACATAAAGCAATTTGCCAGTGTATGTAAACTCCGAAATGTTTATGAATTCGGATTGGTTATGATATGTTGGTAATTCCCGTTTTGTGTTTTTGGTGTTCTTAATCATGCCAATGATGGAACAAAAAACTTGGGAGATGATTCAGCAAGAAAAAAAGTTTGCTTTAGCCCCtacttttctattcattttgcCACGTTTGTAATAGACTGGAAGTTAAGATCCTGTCAAATCAGCATTGAATGAGAGTGAGGGTGGCAGTGAGATCGAATAGGTGAGGTATGTGCTTGAATCTGTGTTTGGATTCAAGAATAGGAAGTGGtatttttagtaaaatatattattaaaagtatttttataccagctaataatatatattaaaattatgttttattaaattactCCAGTGTATGAACAAACAGTTTCTCAACTTCTGTGACGGTGGGATGGgattgaaccaaaattaaattaagttgCTCTAGAGATGCCATCGTGCTAGAGGCTATATATTCCACATAAGTAATTATTTACCAatcatatatattaaagattttcatttcattcaacgTAATGTCGTCttcctttatttctttaataGGAGTCACTTCAAAGCATAGCATTGAcagtattataattaaaattgaagAGAGGTAGGGGTCCAAGGAATCTGCAGAGTTGAAAACGTTTATAAAAAGGAGGCTTAACCTTATTCTATATGATGTACTCGCCTTCGTGCTCTGCAAGACCTTCATCTGCAAGTCACCAACCATTTCTTATATTCAGATGACTTAAAAGCTTTGAATGGAGATATTAACAGTCTGTCAAATTTGGATTTAGGGTCTTGCTATAACTAGATTATCACATATCTACggcatttatattaaaattaattgtttaaaatttattccGTCGTGGTTCAAATCGTAaggttaaatttttattgatcttaaataaaaatataaaaaaagtattttcattatataatttcctttgtatataaaataatatgttaataagtttttaattaaattggtgtTTCGTTAATTTGTAATAAACTAAGTTACGAATATAttgtcaaataaaaaatatatatataatttaaaaaaatgattggtCCGTATATTTTGTGGTATAACTAAGGTAttattcatgtttattttattatttacgaaagttaattattttagaaatatagTTACATTTTCTAATAATGTCATTTTTAAGAATTTGTATCTTTCTTAAAGAGTGTAGCGTGCTTTATTCGAActtatattttttcttaaaagtgCAGTATGCCATCTTATTATATTCAACATTtgattaaaaaatcatatattaagGTCGAAATAAACGgaagaaattaaatattttaaaagaaataaaagtaaattagTCATTAGTTACTAAACTAGGGGTAAGTTCTCATTTTGGTCAcgtaactaaaaaaattatagtttggtcactgaattattcaaaagttttcatttcaGTCACTTCAAAAGTCTTCATTTGAGTCACTCGGATGTGAAAATTAATGTTATATGGCTTTCTATGTTTGTATTGTATGCACTAATTAAAAGctctcttctctttctttttaatagttttttttccCGAAATAACTTTGGACGTCACAAGTttttgaaatgaaattcaaatagGTTTTTCTTCACGAAAAAATCGTCAAATCAACTTAGATCTATGATATGTTCTTTTATTCATTGATGGGTACCAATCCACTATATCGATCATCAAATTTTCGCTTGGAGCTGgtgaaactttttaaaaaaatagaatttaactgTCTAGTggcttaaatagaaatttttaaatagtttaatgatttaaataaaaatttttgaataattcaatgatcaaattataggttttagttaaaggactaaaacaaaaacttacccaCTAATAATATAGTTTACCCAAGAAAAAATATAAGGAAAGGTTTGTTGAGGGAGCAAAGACTAATAATTAATAGACCTCTCTCCTAACCCGTTTAGTTTTTGACCAAATAAGATTCCTACTAAgaaattaaatcttttattaaaaattaaacttaattcaaTAGTTGGtccttaaattatgattttttttagttaggtacttaaattattatttttggtcaaatcgcgtatataaactttatttctgtaACTAATGTTGACCCataatttaaataactaaaacgaaaatttatccataatttaatgactaataaTATAGTTCacgtaaaaaaataaatacgtgaaGTTTTATTGAGGGAACAAACACTAATAACTAATAAATCTCTCTCCTTACTCCCATTTAGTTTTTGACGGAATAAGCTTCCTACTAAGAAATTAAATCTTCTATTAAAGGTTAGCCTTAATTCAATAGTTGGTcctaaattatgatttttttagttaaatatttaaattattttttggtaaaaTCAAGCACATAAACTTTATTTCTGTAACTAATATTGATCCATATCATTACGTCCATTAAAAAACCTTGCAACCAATTAGAATGTAACACGtgtcattaaaaaattaatttaccttCATTTAactagaaaatgaagaaaaaaataattaaataaaaaattatattaatattaaataaaataaaaaattccgtTCCCCTTCCTTTCTCCCTCCCTTTCCCTCTCCCTGTATAAATTAAGGTGGAGAagatgagagagagagaggatgtgttttttattttatttaatattaatatatatttttttaattttctagtGAAATTcatgtaaataaattttaatgagGTTTcgctttttaattaaatataaaagtttttGTTAATTAATATAAAGGTAAAAATAACATTGGttacgaaaataaattttaagtactTGATTCGactaaaaaaagtttaattacttaactaaaaaaaagaaCATTGAAGGGTCAACTGTTTAATTAAGTCTAAAAATTATGCATGATGACGCAGTGAATTAACTCGGTTTCTAATCGGATATATAAGACGACAGTGAGGTCCTTTGAAAACCAGAAGCTTGTCATCTCCATTGCTGTAGACCATTTGCTTTAAGAAAAAGTCATCAAAGAAAAAAAGAGTGCAAAGaaggacacacacacacacacacacacacaaaaagccTAAACAAGCTTTCGATTCATAACAATGGCAACCAAATTGAAGAACATGAACCGGGCTATAATATTCCATGCCCTGCTTGGACTACTTGTTGGGGTCATCGCTCGCACTTATTTTCATGGGTCACAAAACAATGAAATTGGAAGCTATCTTGGTGAGTTCAATGTTGAAATATTGTTCATAGTCATTGAACTATAAACTGATAATAttattctctttcattttctttttttttaaattggaaaTTGTACtaaaattttgcaaattgatcCTCGAAATTTGCAGATGAACTTGCTGGAAGCACTGTGATAAGAAGTATCAAGGATGGATTTGTTACATTGGCAATCAAATTCCTCCATTTCTTCATTGCTAAGTGGTTACAGTTTAGATATTTGGGATCCCTGCTTTTTGCACCTTCACCAATGTCTTTGTTATTCTGGGTTGCATTTACAAGATCAATCTCATCAATGGCAGATAATCCTTTTCCTCTGTAaattattgtaattttaaaaCACATTAATCATGGTGACTTGGCCATCGGCAATGTTTTGGTCCAAAATCTGGCAGGCAAAAGAGGTTTTGGAACTGAAAATGACTGTCAAGCCGAAGTAATGGTGTTACAAATTGtagggaaaggaaaagaaaatgctAAATCAGTTGAAAATCAATCATGGGATTTAagtataattttcaattttttttaatcattttgttttgTTCATTGGTTCTTTAGCTTCTAGCCATGAAGTTGTGAACAAACAATCAATATTTGACCTTCATTGCAATATAAACATTTGTTTAGTTCTTGGAATGCCATGTTATTTGATTGGAAATGTGAAAATTTGCTAGTGGCTAAAGAGGAGCAATTGACAAATAAACAAAGTAATAGGATTTGTCATAAATTCTAAATGCtaggagtattatttttttacacaTGTTTTAATATAAGTTGGCAATAATctaattaaattgctaatattTAATCACACCCATGACTTATTTTGGTAaagattatgaatttttttttgttattttaaagaGATCTTATTTCTTTTTACATAAgtcttttaattcaaatttaaatttgtactaaCTATAGTAATACAAAtgcaataaataaaattttcattcatattaTTACGCTAGTAATCAAATGAAGCAAAAATActttatataattcaattttaaataagaacatgaaattaatatgaaaagaTCTAAGGACCAAAAGtagataatttatattttaggttaCTTAGCTTTCATGTAGGTCACAAACATCAAGTTACATCACTGAAGTTCTACCATTAACAAATTAGGAGGTCACTTGTACTAATTTTGATACAGAAATTACCTTACCATGTATACTTAACATAAAATAAACTTTAGAAATCGATTACACAAAATTTGGCATTGTCTTggggataaatcttaaaattatacatgaattttgatttaatgtacgaTTGTATACAGTAACTTTAATTTGGTACAACTATACACGTGAAACTCTAATTATGCTTCAAATGTATACTTAAAActtcaattttgatttaatcatgcacatttaaatatataaatacatcaatttatttttatattgaataaatataattatttacataaaatgatgttatatcaataattgtgttaataatttacaaaaaaagttagatcaaatcaaaattcatgtatacaattgcacattaaactaTAGCTTATGTATAGTTTTGGTATCTATCCCAAGTTATTAAAGtaacaattaaaaagaaaagaaactagcAAAACTTAGTAGTTTAGAACacaaggaaaattaaaatttgaatttcttaaaagatatcaacttaaattaattaaactatattCGAATAAGGGGGAAACCCCTCAAGCACATGGAAGATTTGAGTTGACATAACAACGTATATTCTACAAAACAAAGAAGTTGACTTCGTGCTTGGCAAGTTTCAAATCAATCAACCAAACAAAACCAACATATTTAAATGAAACGCAAGTACTGGCTAATTCTTAATTATATGGAATCCCCATTGTTATTGACTAGAGAAGATTTTCAttgaataatatttgtttataatataTGAACATTGACTCAGCAAATCAACTTGTTTTCTTATCATCTATATAAGAGAAATCTGAGACCATCGAAAACCCAAAATTGTTCCTTATTCATTTCAATTGGGTTGCTTCTTACAAACCCAGAAAGCAAGTTCCAAATTATAATGGCATCTAAGTTGAAAAACATGAATAAAGCTATCTTTTCATTGCTATGTTTGGGCTAGTTCTTGGTATCTTAGCTCGTTCATGTATTGAGGGACTGCTAAAGCATGTGGAGGAAAAAAATGGAAGCTATTTTGGGCGACAATTTGGTGAGTTTAACGTTTTATTTATTGTCCTAATTCAATAAAAGTACCATAAAAGCTTCTATACTAAGAATTTGATTGCATTCTGCCTCCTCTActtaaaaattgaacaaattaacCCCTATACGTTAAATCAAATAACAAATtagtctttctattaaaaatttcatctattgtTGCTGTTAAAAACTAGTCCCCATATGTTAGTATAAAATATACGTAACACGTAACACGTCACATGTCATTGTCTGATTATTCCGTTAACCACcttagtttttaatagtacaaatgaataaaattcttaacaaaaataataatttagttcTTTGAATTAATGTAAAGAGATTAATTGACTAAATGTAATATGAGTCTTAACAGGGGCGTCCATGTTACTTCTACCACATTATTCTGTTAGGTCCTTTCATTTGTTCTCCATGGTTTTGATTTGACTTACCATATTGAAATTGGGATTTGCGGATAAATTGTGCAGTGATGCGTGTACAACAGGGGTTTGTCACTTTAACAgtcaaatttctaaatttcttcaTTTCAAGATGCTTACAGTTTAGATACTCACCAGCTGTATTTCCGGCACCTTCGATCATGTCGCTGTCTTTTTGGGTAGCATTTACTCGATCAATCTCATCGATGCCGGATAATCCTCTACAATAACTTTTGATTCATCTTTGACTTTTGTGATCCAATGCTACTATATTCCGAGCCACATGATGCACTCTCCAAATTTGGGTTGCAATTGTAACAAAATCATTGCGACAGCATAAGACCAGTTCAAGTTTCAAAGAAAGGCAATGAACATCGACCATAGAAAGTGGATTTTCAGAGTTGCTCATGTTTTAAAGAAATGTTCTAACCATGACATTAAAACAGCCAAAAACAAAAGTCAAAAagattgtaactttttttattcTCACTTTGGGTCTAGACTCGAACCTGTATGAAGTACAAATTAAGCAAAAATGGTGAAAGTTGTATAACTAGTAGCTGCTAAGGGGACTCTGAGATGTAAGGAACCCCTAAAGCTTAAAACAGCAAGAAcgccataaaaattaaaagtaaagtaCTTTTCTTTTGTTGGTACAAAAATTGAACTATGGTTTACCTCTTACAGCAGATAATCATCCCACATACAAAATAATTGGTCAAACTTTTATTCAATGTTTTATGACCAACACCTTTTAACATTACAACATCTTCAATAAGTTCTCATGCTACGACAAGAAAAAGTCTCAAATTATAACAAGAATATGGTAATGTGTGGGAACTAAAGTGGATATCAAATGTAGAGATTACCAAGCAAATGTATTGAAACTCAATCTAAGAGTTTGCCATCTAGTTGCTTAAGTTTAGGCATAATCTTAACCAGAACTGACTTAAACTTTTCATCAGCAATTGTGTTCCCCACTATATCTAATTGATTCAAGTTGAagtctttaaaaatataaaaagcctCCCAATTGTTAATAAGAGCAACATCGCTGGTCACGGTTTCATCCCTGTTCAATTCACTTCCAACTGAATGAGACAAAGGAGAAGAGCACACGTACCTTGTTGTGTCAATAGAATGATCACCAATCTGGTTGTATGAAATATCCAGTATTCTTAACAACTTGAGCTTTCTCAAAGGCTCCAGAGCAGTTAAACTTCTCAGTTTATTGTTTCTCAAACTCAAACAAGAGAGGAGCTGCATAGCTTCCAATCCTAACATTAAAACAATACATTCAGTCAAGTGTAAATTGCTTAAAAGGTTCTACTCCAAGTCAGGGCAGACTAGTAGGAAAAAGGCCCAAAAAAGGAGCATCATGCATTTTTTACATTCACATTGGATTCTTTGTTTTCATACGTTTAAGAATAAAAGGGTATGAAGTGGAGTGggaagacagaaattgaaaatttgtaaGAAATACTAACAACAGCTCAAGTATTAAGGAACTTATTGAATAGTCTCCAATTCGACAAACAATATTTTGAAACATTAGTGTGAGTACAGTACCTTCAATTGATTGTAGTTCATTGTGGCTGAGATCTAACATTTGGACCCACAATAATTTCTCAAAAGCTCCCATCCGTGATAGTGATAAGTTATTCAGCCGGAGACAGATAGGACCACATATAGCTGATGAAACCGAGTCCTTATACTGAAAGCAATGTTGAAGTAAAGACCCTTTACTAGATGTCACCTACAGAATAGATAGACAAAAGGTTCTCACTTAACCTATATGCAAATCTAACAATCTACACCAGAAATTAGTACAATAgtgaaaaacgaaaaaaaaaaaaaacaaacgagAGGACCAAACATGCACAGAATCTTTATAACACAAAGTTTAGCTGTCTAGGGGAAGGTTTTTTTTCCACCACAAAGTACCaattcaaataaacatacataaaatACAGTAACCTAACAAGTAAACATACATTTTAGACGTTGTAGAAAAGATCTGGCTACTTGCACAAAACATCGGAAACAACAACAGTCCAACTCTAAAGCTTAAATGATGATGCTTTTAGTGACCAAATCACTGAGAAAGTATGCACTCACCTTCTGTAGCAAGACAATGCTACGTTCATCCTTGTAGAACTGGTAATGTGTTCGATCCAATTTCATCAAATCACTATACAGCTCAAGAACTTCTTCTGAATGCACCAGTTTGTTAGCGAACGGATATGACATTGCATCATAAGCCTTCAGTAATCTAGCAAGTGTAAGCTTTCCAATTTTACTacagaaaaggaagaaaaaaaccaaaaataagaGACATTATTAAAAATGTGCTTCCTAAGAGTTCAATAAAGGTAATAATTAAGTTATCCAAGTTCACCAGTCCACCAACGATAACAGTTCACGGAAGCATTCAATCTCTTTAGCTAAAGCCTCAAAACGCCAGTTAGATGCAGTTGTTTCATGACCATTCTTGATAATTAGTTGATCAAAAGAGTCAATAATTGATTCCTCCGATTGTTTTCCATAGACcttaaaattttcttctctcaatgAAATACTTTCTGCAACTGAAACTTGAGAGGAATCTCTTTCCATAGGCTGTACATGTACTTTAAATGAAAGCATTGAAGGATGGCTATATTCAAACCCTCTTGTTGAAATGATTCCCTTAGTATGTCCAACACTAACTTCAACTGTAGAATGAAGATCTGAAGATGAAACTTTTAAATGTGCAACCCAAACTCGTGCAGTTTGTGAGTTACTTGCAGAAAGTGGTTTCCAAAGAAGAtcttcatttttattaaatccaCATTCAACGGTAACTGTAGATGAGTTTACACCCCTAACAGGTTGATTAAAATAAAGAACAATGGGAAATGACCCTGAATCAGAATGCAAAgctgaaaatggagaaaatgcaGAACCATTATAGCATCTATCTCCCACTAGAAGGACATCAGAACCATGACCAGGCCAAGATGAAGCAAGGAGAGGAGAGTCAGTTGTAACTGTTTGGTCTAGTAGCCAAAGATGATAAAACCATCCACTTTGATCATCAGGGTCCGTAAATATGGCTTGGTGTATGAATTCATATTCCTCTGGCAAGACCTTCTCTTTCAAGAGAAATCCTTCAGCCTTTTTGTCAAATAAAGCAGACAACAATACACTGCAGAAATTATTCATGCGATTCATATCATTAGCAGATATATTGAGCATGGAGAGACACATTATAGTCCAGCAATCAAGATGCTATTTGGAataattattcattaaaacaaaatttgattaCACAATTAGAGCCTAAGTCCAACAACAAATACCATATCAAGGGCAGGATTACAGTGAATTGCTTGAACTTATTAATACACTTTGACTATAGCTCAGCGAAAAGAAACTTGGCCACAGAAAACATCAACAATTATCTAGCACAAATAACtaatatatttatcaaacaaGGAATTGGTATTCACTTCCTATATACAAAATCAAAGCACCATAAAGAAACATTATGACCTTAGATTTAAGGAAACAATTTTACCTTCGATTATGCCATGCAGAGTAGTTGCTAAAATTTGCGTAAATCATATCCTCAGTATATTTCAATTCATCCTGTTCTGATCTCTTCATTGACTCTGCAACAAAtctgggaagaataataaaagaaGACATGAATGGCACAAAGTAATAATTCTCCACACCTACACGCACCAAGATTAACAGAAAAGGCATACTAATTTCACCTCCTATAATTCCATGCATGGAAATTACGAGAATCAGCCTTCTGGAACTTGTCCAGCAATCTCAGCTCATTATCGATCGATGAATGGCCCTTGCTGAGAACCCATTTTCGATGATGCCATGCTCCATATGACTTAAAATTTTGCCTCAATGCGTTCTCGACCTGCACAATTTCCTTCGATCAATAAATTTCAAAGAAGGAATATCTATATGTTCTTATACGCAAAGAAAGAAATATAATtctaaaataaagtgaaatgggATAAAACTATAGCATCATTCAGATCCTAACTAATCCAAACTAGAAAATCTCGATCtttagaaaatgtaaaaaaaaatcacatttgttTAACTAAAATAGGGCAGTAAAATGAAATCCTTAAAGCAAGTAAGCAACGCACCACTCTGAGTTCATCATCTAGAACAGACTTGATCGAGTCAGGATTACAATCGGGCAGATTCAGATAGTGCTCAACAGCGAGTTTCCTATAGTTCCAAGCGGTGTACGATTCAGGATTGATCTCAAGAAGCTTGGCACTAAGTTCAACCGCCTCTTTGGTGTAACTGACCAATTTTAAATACCaagaaaaatcaaaatgataACAAAAAAGTCATCCTAAATTAGATCAGAAAAAGTTctaaataatattacaaatttaacccaaaaaagagagagagagaggattACATTTTATTATGGTGAAAGGAGAAGAATTGAGTTTGGAGAGCGCGTAGCTTCTGGGCTTTGGCAGACGAAGCCGCTTCATCTTCAGGTTTCGGTGCTTTTCGGGGCCGGCCATGCATTTTTCCTTTTCAGTTCCTCTGCTTCTCAGGTGGCTTTGGCTTGGCGCTgcggttttcttttctttttaaaatatgtttaagtgATTAGAGTGACATTTTATAGCGTATTTTTTCAAGTAACATATAG
Protein-coding sequences here:
- the LOC107943888 gene encoding geranylgeranyl transferase type-2 subunit alpha 1 isoform X2, translating into MHGRPRKAPKPEDEAASSAKAQKLRALQTQFFSFHHNKIYTKEAVELSAKLLEINPESYTAWNYRKLAVEHYLNLPDCNPDSIKSVLDDELRVVENALRQNFKSYGAWHHRKWVLSKGHSSIDNELRLLDKFQKADSRNFHAWNYRRFVAESMKRSEQDELKYTEDMIYANFSNYSAWHNRSVLLSALFDKKAEGFLLKEKVLPEEYEFIHQAIFTDPDDQSGWFYHLWLLDQTVTTDSPLLASSWPGHGSDVLLVGDRCYNGSAFSPFSALHSDSGSFPIVLYFNQPVRGVNSSTVTVECGFNKNEDLLWKPLSASNSQTARVWVAHLKVSSSDLHSTVEVSVGHTKGIISTRGFEYSHPSMLSFKVHVQPMERDSSQVSVAESISLREENFKVYGKQSEESIIDSFDQLIIKNGHETTASNWRFEALAKEIECFRELLSLVDCKIGKLTLARLLKAYDAMSYPFANKLVHSEEVLELYSDLMKLDRTHYQFYKDERSIVLLQKYKDSVSSAICGPICLRLNNLSLSRMGAFEKLLWVQMLDLSHNELQSIEGLEAMQLLSCLSLRNNKLRSLTALEPLRKLKLLRILDISYNQIGDHSIDTTRYVCSSPLSHSVGSELNRDETVTSDVALINNWEAFYIFKDFNLNQLDIVGNTIADEKFKSVLVKIMPKLKQLDGKLLD
- the LOC107943888 gene encoding geranylgeranyl transferase type-2 subunit alpha 1 isoform X1, whose translation is MHGRPRKAPKPEDEAASSAKAQKLRALQTQFFSFHHNKIYTKEAVELSAKLLEINPESYTAWNYRKLAVEHYLNLPDCNPDSIKSVLDDELRVVENALRQNFKSYGAWHHRKWVLSKGHSSIDNELRLLDKFQKADSRNFHAWNYRRFVAESMKRSEQDELKYTEDMIYANFSNYSAWHNRSVLLSALFDKKAEGFLLKEKVLPEEYEFIHQAIFTDPDDQSGWFYHLWLLDQTVTTDSPLLASSWPGHGSDVLLVGDRCYNGSAFSPFSALHSDSGSFPIVLYFNQPVRGVNSSTVTVECGFNKNEDLLWKPLSASNSQTARVWVAHLKVSSSDLHSTVEVSVGHTKGIISTRGFEYSHPSMLSFKVHVQPMERDSSQVSVAESISLREENFKVYGKQSEESIIDSFDQLIIKNGHETTASNWRFEALAKEIECFRELLSLVDCKIGKLTLARLLKAYDAMSYPFANKLVHSEEVLELYSDLMKLDRTHYQFYKDERSIVLLQKVTSSKGSLLQHCFQYKDSVSSAICGPICLRLNNLSLSRMGAFEKLLWVQMLDLSHNELQSIEGLEAMQLLSCLSLRNNKLRSLTALEPLRKLKLLRILDISYNQIGDHSIDTTRYVCSSPLSHSVGSELNRDETVTSDVALINNWEAFYIFKDFNLNQLDIVGNTIADEKFKSVLVKIMPKLKQLDGKLLD